Sequence from the Notamacropus eugenii isolate mMacEug1 chromosome 6, mMacEug1.pri_v2, whole genome shotgun sequence genome:
AGCTGGATCATGTGACTCTTCTACTCCAAAACCTTTATTGACTCCCTGTTacccctaggatcaaatataaattcatacTTCTGGCAAATACATCCTTCTACTACTCCTTTCTGGCTTTTCCTCACACTGTTCCTCTTCATGTATTTCATCTTCCAGCCAAATAGTTGTACCCTGGACTTAGCTttccattccctcctcacctctgtttcCTTCCTCAAATTGACTTGCATTTTACTCATCCGCAGGTTGTATTCCCTTGATAAAATgtgtctttgtatttgtatcaccacAGCCTAGACCAGGACCTTATAGTAGTAGTTCCCCTTGAACACATTTTTATTTAGTACCCTAGGTACTAAATAAAAATGTGTTCAATAGGATTGAAActattattctttcatttaacCTAACCAAGAAAACCCAGGAAAacagcaggtggcagcagtgttttaaaaacaaaaccacttGGGTTCCAGGGAAAACATGCATAATATGGAATAATCCTCTCATCTCAGAGACTGCCAGCTGGTCCTGGTAAAAAATATGCAAGTGATGAGCCAAGTTCATTAGCTGGGAGAGTTCATCACTGGAAGAGTCCCCAGTGACCTAAAATTGACTGGAGAGGGAAGGAATTTCATCCATAGCACCTTCATTGATCTCCGTAAGTCTGGGTCACAAAGTCTTAGAGTCATAGGCCTTTGGGtctggaaatggaagggacctcaaaggtcatcattttacagatgaggaaactgaggcccagagatttgCCAAGagttacacaactaataagtgtatGAAGTAGatttcaaacctaggtcttcctgattccaaatccaatgctctacTCATTATACAACTAACTCCTTCCCTAGGATAGTTATTTTAGGACACTGGGAATAGCCTGTTCATTAGCAAAAAAAATACAGGGCCGTAGATAAATCAGTTGgcatctctttcccttctttatagAGATGTTGAAGTATAGGTATGGGACATTGTATATATTGTCGCATTGGACTGATATGTCAGTTTCTTTAGTTGAATGTCCCTAGCTATTTCATTCTTTGGTACAAGGGAAAGTTCAGTGGGTAGGACAGAGGGAGggatatatttataaatgaaggtaatgtaaaaaataatgatgccaatgaaaaattttaataaaaaaatcagcTGGGGGCACCTTAGCATTTAAGCTGGGGTTCtttgagagacagaggaagaaaggggaacagCTCTTTCCCCCTACACAAGTACAGTTAAATCATTAAGAGCTGTAGAGGTAGACTCTGTTTCTCTGTCAATAAAATAGGACTTaaaaaccatattttaaaaaaacacacacagcTAAGCCTATATAAAATCTCTCCAAAAGTTACTGAAGCAAATATCCCATTGTGTTTAATATCCACAGCTAACaggaaaagaatcacaaaatgttagaAGGAAGATCCTTCAGAGATCATTtgaagtccaaccccttcattttaagggatgaggaaacagaggcccagaaaggggatGCTTCTTCCAAGGACTGGAACCCAACTATCTTCTTCAGAGCATCATTACACCATGAGAAGTAATTCATGGTTGGGTTGCTCTCAGTTATAGTGGGCCAACTGTCTCCCCAAGGGACCCAAACTCATATATCTATTTAAAAATCACTCAAGGAGCattgaagtacctactatgtgccaggcactagggacATAAATTCAAAGAAGAAAGCAATTCCTACTCTCAGTGAGCTTgtattctaacagaggagacaataaTTACTTAGGGAAGTTTGTACAGGGTACTTACATACAGGACATGCcaattttcctcctttaaaagAAAGTATATAAAGTGTATCCAAAAATCAGTTACCAAAACATACTTAATTTTTCAAATCAaagattttcttctcctccagtCATGAAGCAATGGCCCTGCAGTGATGGTGAGAAGACACAGAACTTCAATGAGGTTACTTGATCTCCCACTTGAATGAAAAGCCCATATTTGTTAGAAGGGTTAGTTAGAAAAGACCAATGTATTGGTTGGTTCAGGGgcaattttctccatttttctccaaGATGCTTGAAGAATGAAAGGGTGTAACACAACTGTATTTGCTCCAGGACCCAAAATAATCCTCCTTTGAGGTAAACAAAGGCTACTTCTGTAACTGGAGACCCGGGAGACGTGCTCCTTCTCCTTCTGAGAGCAAGTGCCACAGAGTAAGGTCTTCCATGCTGAGAACTCCTTAAGCTGAAAGGgccctttaaaaatatctcatgaGGAAAACATTCTAGAATTCCTCTGCATGAAATAAACAACATCCATTTTGGCAATTAAGGGCTGATGTTTCAGAACTCTTATCAACATTTTATGTCCCCCACGACTCAAAAATGATGTGAAATCAGTCAGAGCAGAAAATTGACAGCACCAGGAAACTATTTGGATAACTAACTGTCTGGAGTTACCATTATTGGCTTTAATTATGGCCTAGTGGCTCTTGGGTCCTGAAGCAGCCAGAAAAGGGGCTGTTCCATGCCAAAGTATTCATTAGCAACCCCTTTTTGGTCATTGTTTCTGAAGGAAAAGTTTCACTTTGGCCCCTCCTGGCGATTTTTCTAGAGAGTCTTATCAATGTCCCCAGGCTTTTTAAGGCATCAATCAGAAATTGTGAGTATGTGCACAATTTATATTTTCAATTAAGGAGCATATTGCAGGGAGGAAGTCAGATTGCCCTTGTCTCTCACTGTGTAactatggaagaaagagaagtgtatttttttcagtgtctgggttaagtagtaaataagcatttattaaacattttctactTGTCAGGGACTGcgctaaaacaaaaaaacaagtttaaaagTTGCTGGATTTCACTACCATATGAAACAAGATCAAGTACagctgactttttttcttttcttttcttttttttttttttttttttttttaccaatcgCTCATCTTTAACCTGGTGGACCAGAAATCTTGGTGGGGCATTTGAGGAAGATATATGGACATTTGAATCTCCCCAACTCTCCCTTGTCTCTAAAAATAACAGAGCAACCTAAGTCAGTGTTCATTTCTGGAAAGTGACTGTAGAATTCTTGGAAGTTGTTCATAGTCTGTTAAGAATTGTGCCTTTCCCCCAGCACACTGGGTGGACCCTGTGCAGCGAACAGATGAGGCATGCATCACTGGAGGGAATGTCCACATCcctgagatcacagatccactggattctttttctatttggtatTCACTTATATGTGTACACGTTGTTTCTTCCTAACAGAATGTGCAGTCTTTGTATGACACTACTTGGCACAGTGACTGGTTCGTAgaaagtccttaataaatacctgatgaatgagaaacaacaaaacacagaaaagagGAATTGTGTGACTTTATTGTTATTGGACCATCACCAACATGAGGAATTGGAGAAGTATGGGAAGATGTACAATGCAATTCTTACAAAGGTATAGATTAGACTAAATGTCACCAACATACTCATCGTAGGCTGAAGAGATGTCCAGTTGGCTCAGAAGAGTTCCAAGGGCATAGAATTGGTaaagagtgaaataagtagaagcAAGAAAATAACATACAATAATAATACACCAATGTatgtaaataggaaaaaaacaatgaaactcCAGGCTACGTAacatggccccaaagaagagttgagaaaatgtacctcctcTTGTTTGGAAAAAAAGGGGCACAGTATGTAAACGACATGGTTGGTGGGCTGGTtggtttttcttctctcctttttttgttttatattcatCGTTACAAGAAATGCTAGCTAGGCACAGGAAGGCtgggaatatatttggaaatgaaattgatACCAAAATAAATGAgatcaataattttctttaattgtgCCCTTGTCTTTTGGGTGGGTCCATCTGGATAATAGGTATATAGGGCAACCATAGGTAATGGAGCTGAATCAATTCAAGGTTAAGTATGGCCTGGTGAATTGTTCCTACACGATGGAGTTCTCTCTTTCCAAATTTAACATTGGGCATTTTCAaaaacagtttttcttttcttccttttaattggGAAGATGATGGCAGAGAACTCGGACAAAACATTTTCTTTGGCAGGCtaatcatttctacttttttttccctgaagggaCAGAAGGCATAAAGAGAAGAGGTAGGACTTAGGTAACTTCACCTAGCAGCTGCCTACAGTGGCTAAGATCACGGGCTGCTCCACAGGGATCCTGTGGATGGCAATCAGAATCCCTTTCTGGTTTTCAGACAATTGTAGTTagataaaacaagaaaatcatgaccTTTAACCTTGCAAAGCATAGTATATcaagtagaaaaataaaacctaactGGATTTGTACATATGAAATGTGAAAACTCTAAGCCTATTGATCTGAACTCTACAGAAAAAATGTGTAAATTGTTCACTCAAGTAAAGGATAAATATATTGTTCATTTACAAAGGAACTGGGCAGGCTCACATCCTACCTCTCTGTGGCttcacctctttgggcctcagtttctaggTCTGTAAAGTAAGAGGACtgcactagatggcctctgaggtctcctcTAATTCTGAACATAGGATCTTAGGAACATTTCCCCAATCAGGATGTCTCTCACACTGAGCCTTAACTAGGAATTCTTGTATTCATGGCAAGCAGTATAAATCCTGCCCAGGGCAAATGGCATGAAATATGatttggaagagggagggagcaaaACACCAGCTTAGAATGGGGAAGACAAGAATCTCAGGACACCGGTGCAAGGTCATTAGTCAGGAGGCTGCCACAGAAGCAGGTGGAGAGCAAAGCACCATGGACATAGAGCTCACCCCAGTTTGCCGACAGGTATTTTCCTAATTTAAAGAGTTATTCTCACTAGGTGCTGTAACTGCTTAAGGATTGCATGTCTTGTCAGTGTcttccaaattcaatgttctgAGGCAAAACTCTGGTTGCCTGACCAGTTATAGCTCTGTTCATATACTGTTTGCCTCTGTCAGCTGGATAACCAACAAGATCCTTCTACAAGACCAGCAGGTGGAGACCAATTCCAGCTTAATCCATGGAAGAATTTTCTAACAATCAAAGTTGCTCCCAAATGGAATGGATTTACACTGCAAAGTAATGAGCACCTTGTGTTTGCATGTGTTAGGGAGAGCCTAGGTGAACACCTGGTGGGGTGAACCTGGAGTTCAGAGGTGGGACCTTATAATTTCTAAAATCTTTTCTAGTTCTGAAAATCTATGGATCTACCTCTGTATGAGACATAAGGCTCTTCTCCACCCCAGATGATTTTCCCTCGGGCATAGTTCAGGACttagtgactttggacaagtcactaatattcttaagcctcagtttcctcgtctgtaaaagaAAGGGGTTAGACAAAatatcctctgaggtcccttccagatctagatCAATGAGCCTAtgaaggaaagataataaattctctAAGGGGAGATTAAATGGAAACTGCCCTAGCCCAGTAGAGAGTGCTGAAACTAGGGTCAGGGAAGCTAGGTTCTGCTTTTCCCAGCCAACTCAtttttctctgagcctcacttttcttatctagAAAGTGGGGAGGTTTGCTAGATTATACAGCATACTAATATTCTGGTTATTTATACCCATTGTCAAAgctccttccagcttgaaatctatgaaaaTAAACAGCTCCGCCTCAAGGTCAAGCACTCATGTCTGGGTGACTTTGAAGGTTTAGGGTGTTCTCAGGGGCCAACACTAGCAACAGCAGGGAACTGTGCCTTAGATAAAAAGAAGTCTGAGAGAGAGGCCTTTGCCTCCCATGCCAAGCCTTGAAGTCTTTAGTGCATGTGCTAACTATATTTGGTCATCCGAACCAAAGTAAGAGATCAGGCAGGGTGCTCaagtgagggaaaataaaatggttCTTGATTTATGATGTCTGCTGCAAACAACCACCAACTGGCTGCCTTTGGTTTAAAAATGCTGTGCAAAGAGTGAACAGCGCAATGCCTTGAGCTCATAGGTGATGGATACTCCTTAgataaagaggggaaagaagggttTCAAGTAGACTTTCTCTCATTCCCATAGAAAATCATAAAACATTTTCCAGAATCTCACCCAGGTGGCCCTAACATCACCAGGATCTTTTAGGCATTTTTTACCCTAAGGCTCCAAATTGCAGTTTAGACCAAGGTTTTAACCACTGCAGATGAACTGGACAAAAATAATGACACATCCTCCCTTGGCCATTCCAACTTTTGAGTTGAGGTAGGCTGCTCATTTCTCAAGAAATCACTCAGTCATATCTATGACCCCCTTTTGAGGATTTttgtggcagagatactggagtggtttgccatttccttctccagatcattttacagatgaagaaactgaggcaaacaggattaagtggcttgcctagggtcacacaactaataagtgtctgatcctggatttgaacttgaagggatgagtcctcttgactccaggtctgatgctatccactgtaccaccaaagGACTGGAAGAGTAGGATACACTGGAAAACTAATCAACTGTGAATCTTTACATAaagctctgactccaaatccagcatattCTACTCCCTAACCTCTGGTTCGTTATTTGCCTTAGATtctgacttttaaggtccctACCATACCCTACCATAAGAAAAGCATCTTTGATTCATGGGATTCATAAATAGCTAGCAAATTAATTTGACTAAGCAGGGTTGAGGCAAAAAAGATCCATCGCGACAAGATCACagcttcagagctggaaggggatcTTAAAggtattttacaggtgaggaaacagagtctcATAGAAGTTAGCTGACTGTGACCGATGTCACAAAGGTCACaggtgacagagctgggatttgaatccagatctctgattccaaatgcagagCCGGTGCCCTGGTATCAAGTGCCTTCCAGGTCCCAGACTCTGTTTCCCACTTCCCATGCCCTCCCAACTAGGAATccagtttttattttgtcttcccaATTATCAGCTTGAGTGAGAAGGTGAGAAAGAGaccaggagagagacagagaaaagggtgGTGAGATCCCGGCAGGGGCCACACCAGACAGCGAGATCCTGGGGACAGAGCAACCAGCAGCCAAAGAGAAACGTTTCTATGTCCAGAtcaccttcctttctcctcagttacctaaaagttatttttcttttctttaccaaCCTAGAAAGGTTTCTGAGGATCTTTTAGGATGAATTCAGTTTCGGGTCACGAATGAAAGGCAGGGAAAGCTCTCAAAGTCGGTGTGGTAGTTCTGGGCAGGGATAGGACAGGGTCCGGAGGGTGAAGGTGGCTAGGTACAGGACGGGGACCTGGGACCCCCAGGTTTAGAATCATTGGTTCCCCTTATCCATCCCCTTGCTCCACCACGGGCTGGGCCGGGATAGGGGCAGGAACTTGGCGACTTTCCCTTCCAAGCCTTAAATTTTCTCTCGATCCCCATTCCTGATCACACAATAGAGACCGGAAGCCCTGCTTCCATTCTAGAGACTCAGGCAACACTTTAAAGTTAAAATCccgaaggaaaatgaaaagatgaaaaagaacagggcgagagagaaagaggaaagaagcaaaggaggaaaaggagacggagagaagaggaaaaagaggaggaaggcagTGGAGTAGACAAAGAGAAAGCAAGGGATGAGGAAAGTGGGGGGAGGCCAGTGACGGCCAGGTGTTTCTGGGGACCCCCGCGCTGCTCCCAGGCACGTCCCATCCTGTCCCGTACCCTCCCGCCCCTGGCCGGCCGAAGCAGCTGCTCAGCACAGCGGGAGGCCGCTGAGTCACTGGCCCAGCGTCGGGAGCCGCAGCACAGGGCTTGGGGAAGCCGGCCTGGGTTGGCATCCGtgaacttttttcctcttttcttttcctggttgAAGCTGTGTGCCGACTCCCACGTACGAGGCTGGATCAAACCGCACGTACCGCATGACGGCTGGGGCCGAGGTGTCCGCCCCGCGACCACCCGCAGGGGGCGCTGCCGCGCTGTCCAAGCCAAGCCTCCGCTGGACTTGGCTCTGGCCGGTTGGTGGGGGATGTTGTGTCTTCTCCAGCAGCGCTTTCCCGGAGGTGCGCGTGCAGGGCGCATAGATCCGTTGCCTTCTAACCTTTCCTATgacaccccaccaccaccacccccccgcCCCGGCCCCGGAAAACTCCTCACTTAGAGACCCTTGAAAACTACTGTCTCCTCTCTCTAGGTCACTTCTCTTGGCCCTGGGAGGGTTAGGTCCCTCAGTCCCGGGCTCTGTTGCGCAATGGTGAGTTGACTTCGCGTCTGGCCTCTCCCCAAAGACTTGCGCGCAGCAGTACACTCCATTCGAACACTCCAAGTTGTGACAAGAAACCGTGACCTTGGCGCCCCTGACCCAAGCCACGGAAGAAGCACGTgcctgggagtggggagggagagtagaggagaagggagggcgTCCGGGATTGGTCCTTGACATTGTGATCCTATAAGTCATTATGATTTCTGGGTTGGGAAAAATGAGGCTTTTGGGGCAGCGTGTCACTTGACCCCGCAATAGTTCAGGGCCAAACCCCGAGAAAGCCAAGGAGTGTaccaggaaaaaatatttctaactaGTCAACGGAAGGGGGAGTTGGGAAGAGGATCTCTAAACCCTCCACTACCACCCATTAGAGTCCAGTTCTCTTCAAAGATAATTGAGTCCAGAACCACGTAGTCAGTATTGTAACTGTTTATTAGCTTTGCCAGTTTCCTTATCACCACCCCCtttaagaaaatataatatacaGTGAcgaggaattttctttttccaccAGGACAGAATGCCATACACTCACACTTTCTCTCTCAACACACTCACTCATCTCATACACACCCCCAATATGACTGTGAGAGGGTTATACCAGGCTGAGATCAATCTGTGACATTCTCATATTAAAATTaagacaaggggagggagatacaCACTATTTTAAAATGCCcttatacaatacaatacaatatataaCGTACAAAAATAACTctgaatttacaaaaaaaaaaaaacctgacagcAAGATAAATATCAGATAGTTACCTCTctattaaaatgcatttttaaaagcccCATTGCACTTTTCCTCTATTATGAAAAGATCAAGTAGTTCCGAGACCCCGGCCCGACCGCGGGGAGAAGCCGGCAGACGCAGTGTGGGCCTCTTCGCTAAGTCCAACTTTCCCAGATCTTCGTCCTTCACACGTAAGTCCCGGGCATCTTTCCCCCCGCCCTAGCCTTCTCTGAATGATTCCTCAGGGGACCCTAGGCCCGGCCTGGGTCTCTGCAGCTTGGATGCGGACTGGGGTCCGAGTGAAGCAAAGGGCGTGAAGGCAAAATGCGACCGCGGTCAGTCCCCACTTGGAGAGGATCCATTCCTCCCCAaagagagggatgagggagactGCGGGAGCTCCTCTAGTGGACTTTATGCCTCCTGCGTCCGAGTTCTCCATCGCACAGAACTGGCCCCCTCCCCGCTCGCACCGAGGCCGGCCGGCCGGCGCCCATTGGGTGCAGTGCTTTGGTTTCGCCGCGGCTCCCGCCCCCTACGTCCAGAGGAAGGCGGCCCCTCGAAGTGGCGCCGGGCGCAATCGGCTCGCAACGCAGGTTGGCTCGCTGAGCGGCCCGAGGCGCGGCTGCCGCTATTGCTGCCGTAGCCGTctgagggaggaggaggacaaagagaaggaggagagtgtCCGGGCAGACGAGCCCTCGGCGAGCGAGCGCCGACGCCGACGCCCGTAGCCCTGGGGGCTGATTTTGTTGGGGGGCGCCGAATTGTCCTTATCTTTGTCCGTGAGCTGATAGATCTGGTGCGCCAGGTTTTGCAGGGTGCACGTCCCAAAACGGCAGCCAATGCGTAGGCTCTGGAAGTGAGGGAAACTGTTCATGCTCTGGCGGTATCGCTTGACGCGTATGCGGGCTGCGTCCGGACTGCTGCGGGACAGGAGGGACAGAGAGGAGTTAGACAACCCGTAGAGTCCCTAAGATCTGGATGAGTTAGACCGGAATCTTAGCCTAACTAGGGGAGCCTCGGAGAGGAACAGGGACTCTATGTTGCTCCGTCGAGGCACCTTTTCTTAGCCCAAGCCCTTCCTCAGCTCTGGACCCGAGTTGGGGCCACGGAGGCGGGGAGTAGCACCTTCGGAGATGAAAGGGATTCCCCAAGCGGGACCCACAAACTTACCTGGGCTGTGGACTGCGGGAAGCACCCTTCACGTCCTGGGGCCGAATAAATGTCTGGACAGGACCAGCCTTCACTTCGGCTGGGCTAGCGAGGGGATTGCCCGGCACACGCAAttccctctttcctctgctcAGAGCCCATTTGTTCCATCTGGAAAGTAACCAACAGCCACACCATTAGCACCATATGCAACGAATCGCAGAGCCCTCTCCCACTGGTGAGTGGTAGCATCAACACCGTACCCTTTTCTCCCGTACCCTGAATTAACGGAGGATTCCTCGCTCCGGAGTGTCTGAACCCAACTACTTGGCTAGAGAACATGGTCGGAACTTACTTTTTTCTGAACTCTGAAGCCAAATCTAGTCGTGCAGTGTCCGCCCCCAGGAAGGCGAAGGAGCCCAGGTAAATTAGGGCCACTGGCACCAGCTGCATTCCGGCGGCGATCCGGTCACCCTGGATGAAAGAGAGAACCGAAAAAGTCAGTGTCTGACTCTGCTCCTGGCTTCGGCTCTagccccttccctcacccccccAGCAGCTCTAGCTCAGCTCCAGCTGGCTGAGCGCCGCAGACCAGTGGCCCCAGAACCGTCCTAACCTAGTCCCCGCTTTTGTTTGCTCAATCGCTTATCGCGCCAGGGCAGATAAGCCGCCTGCAGGCTTTGCATCCGTCAGCCGTCTGAACTGACAGGccgagtggggggggggggggggttccctCACCCCACCCGGCAGCACTCCCTAAATTCTGAGCTTAGGACTCACTTTGAAACTTTTCTAGGAGCTTATTCTTAACAGATAGAAGAGGAAGACGTTCTCTTGGGAGGGATCCCGAGCTAAGAGTAGCCTCCGGAGCTCATTCGCAGGGCATGCCTCACTTGGACTAGGCGAAGATTCAGtcacccctcccctctctttacccccccccccctccccgctcTCCCGCCCAGATCTCGGCTCCAGCAGCCTCAGCAGGGTTGTCGGAAAGCAAGCACAGGGAAAGTCGGTGCAGGGACCTGAGTTTTCTGATCAGTGACTTTGGAGATCACTAAAGCCCATTCCCTCTACCCAACCTCCACTGCCACCACTCCAAGCTCGAAGGCCCCCTTACCTGCTGCTGAAGGTAATCAATCCAATGAGAGAGTCAAAGATCCCCACCCTCGGCGACAGAAGTTCTATTAAGAGTCGGAGATAAGAGGCGAAGAGAAGGCGCAGGAGCAGCAGGAAGTCTTTAGGTCCCCAGTTAAACCTCTGAAGTGTCCTGCGCTTGCCTCCTACTTTTATAGGAGCTCAGCGGGGCGGGGCTTGCTGGGGGTTCCACAGCGGACGCCGCTggcgctgctgctgctgttagtgcaatcattttcctctcttccttctgcgCCCTGCGTCGAAGGCGCCAACACGCATACGTTTCCTGCCTCAGGGCCCCCCAGTGTAAGGCGAACCCTGGGTTAGGGTACCGTGGGCAGCAAGGGGACGTTCACCCAGAGCGTCCACAGCACCCAGGCTGTAACAATTATCATGGATGGCTGCGGAGCTTAAGCGTGCCCACTCTCTCCCCACCAAATCATCTCCTCTGATGTCCCGGGGAGATCCTAGCTTCCAGCCAAGGCGACTGGGCTAGTCCACAGGAGTCGAGGGTTCAAGGTCACTGGGACTCTTcttgggtctcactttcctcctccctGCAAGGCTCCTGCTCTAGGAAGCAGCCGTCTTGGGAAGCACTTGAATTCGGCCTCAGGCATGGTAATGAGTGGAGGGGATAGGAGTGAGGGAGGTTTCCCAGACACTGTCTAGCAAATGTCCGAGACACCAGAGTTCTGGAAAAGACCAGAGGGTTTGGCAAGGGGTGCGAGATCAGGAAAGCTTGGGTAGGGGATTTTTCTAAGGAAAGAGCTTGTTGAAATTTCAGATGTTTCACTCCGGTGTGTAAATCCAAGAGCAAGAGAACAAACTCCCTGCCTTTGTATGTGTTAAATTTGTGGTGTCATTGTTCTGCTTTTCGAACGTTTAGGAAGGAACTGGTTGGCCTCTGGCCAAGAATTCCTGACTTCTGTTGGAACTCCAAAGCCTTCCCCCCGAGGTAAGGGTGAGATGGGCAGTAAAGCAAAAAGCCCACTGCCTGGGCGAGGACCTCTCCCTGTGGACTGGGGCTGGGTCTTTGTGAGGACGCGAAGATCGTGGCCAGGGAGTTGAGTACTTTTGCAGACCACTGTAAGTCTTTATAAAACCTTTAAAGGTTGCCTAGTGATGTAATGGAAAAGAAGACCGGGCTTCAGGGCTAGCTCCGGGACTTCGCAGccctgtgaccttaggcaagtcattcaccTCTCGGAGTCCCTACTTTCCTCGTCAGGAAAATGGTGGTGATATTAATACTGGCATCCTCCTCTTGTCTGTGAACTCTAAAGTCTTATTTATATACTTGTGTACTCCTGATTCCTCACTTGgctttatttctgtcttctgcAGGTGCTTTACATAGGAGTTCCCGACTCCTCACCTCCTGTCTCTGGCTGCCTGCCCATCAGGGCTTCCGAGCCCTCTGGTTGAACAGGTGCCTCTGTGGTCCAGAGCTCCAGGAGCCCGGGCCACTCCCGACCCTTCCAGGAGAGTGGCCAGCTAGCTTGTGACAGTCGCTTTCCGGACCCGCTTTCATGTCCCTTGTTTCTAAGGTGTGAATGGAAAGGCCAGCTGGATGGAGGTTGCGTCAGAGGAATCACCTTGGAGTGAGTCATTTGTACCCGGAGCAAGATTTGCTGTGGCTGTGGAAAGGTTGGGATGTCCCCCAAATCCTGGCCCTCCCGAGCTAGCTAGGTGCAGCGGCAGCCTCTGGATGCCCGCCGCAGCTATGGTAGAGTGGCTTCCCTGGTGCACCCGAGGCGAGGGCTCTCTGGATGTCGACTCATTAACTTGGCCCAGGCTCAGAAACGCCTATGTGTGCAGGTGGGGCAAGGACAACACTCActcttcaaatatttattgaccgcctactatgtgttaggcggACTCATCCCTTTAgcttctgtgtctttgctcatcttcctcccttttaaaaatatctctcacTTCCTTTGTCTGTATCCTTCatgctttccctctctctctgcctctgtgtctctcctatttctcttcctccctccccactctcttctttctcatcacagtgcccagagcctagcacaataACTGGTATGTAGACTTTAATAAACGTTTATAGAACTaattatagaatgtcagagcaggtACACACCTTCGAAATCATCGTCTTCCCCTAGCCTCCACCTATTTTATCGAGGACACTGAAGCTGAGGCGGCAAAGGTGCCTAGCCAGGATTCGAGCCTAAGAATAGCGATTGACCCCAAATCTCTGTCAGTTCCCTGTGTATTTTCCCGCCCCTATTTTCCTCTGTTTGTCTCATTGCTCCAGAACAGGTTACTTTCATTTGTCCGCTTCCGTCGTCTCTGCTCTGTCGTCAC
This genomic interval carries:
- the ADM gene encoding pro-adrenomedullin encodes the protein MQLVPVALIYLGSFAFLGADTARLDLASEFRKKWNKWALSRGKRELRVPGNPLASPAEVKAGPVQTFIRPQDVKGASRSPQPSSPDAARIRVKRYRQSMNSFPHFQSLRIGCRFGTCTLQNLAHQIYQLTDKDKDNSAPPNKISPQGYGRRRRRSLAEGSSARTLSSFSLSSSSLRRLRQQ